The following are encoded in a window of Arthrobacter woluwensis genomic DNA:
- a CDS encoding TetR/AcrR family transcriptional regulator gives MHDILLYLQDKSIADLTFRTLADGLGISSYVLVYHFGSREELISQIVHAIEARPSEVLDPELVTAGREEFEAWLRTAWKVGLREYGIQLQRLHFEAAMQDSVLDKPRGNGGKLYHSWVDVVQEWLRNQGLGEPEARRTGRLFVATLTGLRYDVIVTGEREAATEAFERLLKSFFLTIDSELKRGA, from the coding sequence ATGCACGACATCCTGCTGTACCTGCAGGACAAGTCGATCGCAGATCTCACCTTCCGCACCCTCGCCGACGGACTGGGCATCAGCAGCTACGTGCTGGTGTACCACTTCGGCTCCCGAGAAGAACTCATCTCCCAGATCGTGCACGCGATCGAGGCCCGGCCCTCCGAAGTGCTGGACCCGGAACTGGTCACCGCCGGACGGGAGGAGTTCGAAGCCTGGCTGCGGACCGCCTGGAAGGTGGGGCTGCGCGAGTACGGCATCCAGCTGCAGCGTCTGCATTTCGAAGCGGCCATGCAGGATTCCGTGCTGGACAAGCCCCGTGGCAACGGCGGCAAGCTGTACCACTCCTGGGTGGACGTGGTGCAGGAATGGCTCAGGAACCAGGGCCTGGGCGAGCCGGAGGCCCGCCGGACAGGGCGTCTGTTCGTGGCCACCCTGACGGGCCTGCGTTACGACGTGATCGTCACGGGTGAGCGCGAGGCTGCCACGGAGGCCTTTGAGCGGCTCCTGAAGTCGTTCTTCCTCACCATCGACTCGGAGCTGAAGCGCGGCGCCTGA